A genomic window from Diospyros lotus cultivar Yz01 chromosome 2, ASM1463336v1, whole genome shotgun sequence includes:
- the LOC127795731 gene encoding uncharacterized protein LOC127795731 isoform X1: MGREIEKMIPVGLVWGATNALMRRAAVKWDQTLKSSPPPNTAQAPRFLSSLRHWLSLLFMWQYFVPFFLNLSASAAFFALLSHAPISLAVPVTNAITFAATAVFGMLLGEETRLWPALFGAGIHSVDMWPWPVGLPSVSNGLELAVQWVLFPC; encoded by the exons ATGGGAAGGGAGATAGAGAAGATGATACCAGTGGGCCTCGTTTGGGGAGCCACCAACGCCCTAATGCGCCGCGCCGCAGTCAAATGGGACCAAACCCTCAAATCCTCCCCGCCCCCAAACACAGCCCAAGCCCCCCGATTCCTCTCCTCCCTCCGCCACTGGCTCAGCCTCCTCTTCATGTGGCAGTACTTCGTCCCTTTCTTCCTCAATCTCTCCGCCTCCGCCGCTTTCTTCGCCCTCCTCAGCCACGCCCCCATTTCCCTCGCCGTTCCCGTCACCAACGCCATCACGTTCGCCGCCACCGCCGTCTTCGGCATGCTGCTCGGCGAGGAGACCCGCCTTTGGCCGGCTTTGTTTG GAGCGGGGATTCACTCGGTAGATATGTGGCCGTGGCCCGTGGGACTCCCTTCTGTCAGCAATGGACTGGAATTGGCGGTTCAATGGGTCCTCTTTCCCTGCTGA
- the LOC127795731 gene encoding uncharacterized protein LOC127795731 isoform X2, protein MGREIEKMIPVGLVWGATNALMRRAAVKWDQTLKSSPPPNTAQAPRFLSSLRHWLSLLFMWQYFVPFFLNLSASAAFFALLSHAPISLAVPVTNAITFAATAVFGMLLGEETRLWPALFGTVLIVLGVYICVM, encoded by the coding sequence ATGGGAAGGGAGATAGAGAAGATGATACCAGTGGGCCTCGTTTGGGGAGCCACCAACGCCCTAATGCGCCGCGCCGCAGTCAAATGGGACCAAACCCTCAAATCCTCCCCGCCCCCAAACACAGCCCAAGCCCCCCGATTCCTCTCCTCCCTCCGCCACTGGCTCAGCCTCCTCTTCATGTGGCAGTACTTCGTCCCTTTCTTCCTCAATCTCTCCGCCTCCGCCGCTTTCTTCGCCCTCCTCAGCCACGCCCCCATTTCCCTCGCCGTTCCCGTCACCAACGCCATCACGTTCGCCGCCACCGCCGTCTTCGGCATGCTGCTCGGCGAGGAGACCCGCCTTTGGCCGGCTTTGTTTGGTACTGTCCTCATTGTTCTCGGTGTCTATATCTGTGTTATGTAA
- the LOC127794377 gene encoding LOW QUALITY PROTEIN: probable RNA methyltransferase At5g51130 (The sequence of the model RefSeq protein was modified relative to this genomic sequence to represent the inferred CDS: inserted 1 base in 1 codon), translated as MGKGKKAVRMAQNENNNGEAEGDSGRQRSKKQKRKEVAIFGNYRNYYGYRVGQDLDEDPRLKVLKREWFEGKDCLDIGCNSGLITIAIAKKFGCHRILGLDIDGDRVSDAYWNLRRTARMNMHEVPPKASKLEDAEGASGQFSELPSEETMESSRACSLLQGKSLADIVTFQRQNFVQNXAGTEDKYHTILCLSVSKWIHLNWGDDGLITLFVKAWKLLKPGGILILEPQPWNSYYKNRHVSEVAKTNYHKIKIRPEDFQALLLDKIGFRMAEDISSSLSGYKAGFDRQILAFWK; from the exons atggGGAAAGGCAAAAAAGCCGTAAGAATGGCCCAGAACGAGAACAACAATGGAGAGGCTGAAGGGGATTCCGGTCGACAACGGTCTAAGAAGCAAAAACGCAAAGAAGTCGCCATCTTCGGCAATTACAGGAACTACTATGGCTATCGT GTTGGGCAGGACTTGGACGAAGATCCTAGGTTGAAGGTTTTGAAGAGGGAGTGGTTTGAGGGCAAAGATTGTTTAGACATCGGATGCAACAGTGGCTTGATAACAATTGCAATTG CAAAAAAGTTTGGGTGCCATAGAATTCTTGGACTTGACATTGATGGTG ATCGGGTTTCAGATGCATACTGGAATCTCAGAAGAACTGCGAGGATGAATATGCATGAGGTACCTCCAAAGGCTTCCAAGTTGGAAGATGCAGAGGGGGCGAGTGGTCAGTTTTCTGAATTACCAAGTGAAGAGACTATGGAGAGTTCAAGGGCTTGTTCACTTCTCCAAGGAAAAAGTCTTGCTGATATAGTCACTTTCCAACGACAAAATTTTGTTCAGA TGGCAGGCACCGAGGATAAGTACCATACAATTCTTTG CTTGAGTGTTTCAAAATGGATCCATTTGAACTGGGGAGATGATGGATTGATTACTTTATTTGTGAAGGCATGGAAACTTCTCAAACcg GGCGGCATTCTCATTTTGGAACCCCAACCATGGAACTCATATTACAAAAACCGTCATGTATCTGAg GTTGCAAAAACtaattatcataaaattaagATCCGTCCTGAAGATTTTCAAGCGCTCCTTTTGGACAAG ATTGGGTTCAGGATGGCAGAAGACATATCTTCCAGTTTATCCGGCTACAAAGCTGGGTTCGATAGGCAAATTCTGGCCTTTTGGAAGTGA
- the LOC127795396 gene encoding protein SPEAR3-like: MGSSYYGETNLGNERSGSSRKGKKSNSDKPRQPQRGLGVAQLEKIRLHSEMGCSYLPNSFLGPYPSTNLNQQEDMRLQTAYSSAPSSSSLAYTSSSSSYAFQGHQNAMMGFGELERGSIKYFDSQPNTIARWNPGNEMMLETRHFVQQHLDSTQKKRKKDRSGSMGSTSQNSETSDTRELDLELRLAR, from the exons atgggTAGCAGTTACTATGGGGAGACAAACCTGGGAAATGAAAGATCCGGGTCTTCaaggaaggggaagaagagcaACTCAGACAAGCCTAGGCAGCCACAGAGAGGACTCGGTGTTGCTCAGCTGGAGAAGATCAGACTTCACAGTGAAATGGGTTGTAGTTATCTTCCTAATTCCTTTCTGGGTCCTTATCCAAGTACTAATCTCAACCAgcag GAAGATATGAGACTGCAAACAGCCTATTCATCAGCGCCATCATCATCCTCCTTGGCTTAtacatcatcttcatcttcttatGCTTTCCAAGGCCACCAAAACGCCATG ATGGGATTTGGTGAATTAGAAAGAGGAAGCATCAAATACTTTGACTCCCAGCCTAACACAATAGCaag ATGGAATCCTGGCAATGAGATGATGTTGGAGACTCGACATTTTGTTCAACAGCACTTG GACTCGAcccagaagaagaggaagaaagataGGAGTGGTTCAATGGGCTCTACCAGTCAGAATTCTGAAACAAGCGACACCCGGGAGCTAGATTTGGAACTCAGGCTTGCACGTTAG
- the LOC127794376 gene encoding casein kinase 1-like protein 3: MERIVGGKFKLGRKIGSGSFGEIYLATHVDTFEIVAVKIENSKTKHPQLFYEAKIYNILQGGSGIPGIKWSGIDGEDNVLVLDLLGPSLEDLFVYCGRKFSLKTVLMLADQMITRIEYVHSKGFLHRDIKPDNFLMGLGRKANQVYIIDFGLAKRYRDSTTNRHIPYRENKNLTGTARYASCNTHLGIEQSRRDDLESLGYVLLYFLRGSLPWQGLKAATKKQKYDKICGKKLSTPIEVLCKSHPVEFASYFHYCHSLTFDQRPDYGFLKRLFRELFSREGYAIDYVFDWTILKYQQAQKSRTQPQLSQVPGEGNSRTKPMDLDKHQGNHASYSAEATELMRTVNAGSPGIRVQFKSPAGRNLSLDNPLERNILSNTDLPSASFSPAGMSKLKASKAVLPAESTNIAHGNAEKVGPSSSWISSLHRISSAK; this comes from the exons ATGGAGAGGATCGTCGGTGGAAAATTCAAGCTAGGGCGGAAGATCGGAAGTGGATCTTTCGGAGAAATTTATCTCG CTACTCATGTGGATACGTTTGAGATCGTTGCTGTGAAGATC GAAAACAGTAAGACTAAACATCCACAACTGTTCTATGAGGCGAAGATATACAATATTCTGCAAGGAGGAA GTGGCATTCCTGGCATCAAATGGTCTGGCATAGATGGGGAAGATAATGTACTTGTCCTGGATCTACTTGGACCAAGTCTAGAAGATCTGTTTGTATATTGTGGTCGGAAGTTCTCCTTAAAGACAGTATTGATGTTAGCTGATCAAATG ATAACAAGAATAGAGTATGTACACTCTAAAGGGTTTTTGCATAGGGACATTAAACCTGATAACTTTCTCATGGGTCTTGGTCGAAAAGCGAATCAG GTTTACATCATTGACTTTGGGCTGGCAAAAAGATATCGAGATTCTACAACCAACCGCCACATTCCATACAG GGAGAACAAAAACTTGACAGGGACTGCACGTTATGCAAGTTGTAATACTCATCTTGGGATTG AGCAAAGTCGGCGGGATGACTTGGAGTCTCTTGGATATGTACTTCTGTATTTCTTGAGAGGAAG CCTCCCATGGCAGGGTTTGAAAGCAGCAACGAAGAAGCAAAAGTATGACAAAATATGTGGAAAGAAATTATCAACTCCCATTGAG GTATTATGTAAGTCTCATCCTGTGGAGTTTGCTTCTTACTTCCATTACTGCCATTCATTGACATTTGATCAGCGTCCTGATTATGGATTCTTAAAGCGTCTATTTCGAGAGTTGTTCAGTCGTGAAG GATATGCAATTGATTATGTATTCGATTGGACCATCCTAAAGTACCAGCAGGCACAAAAGAGTAGAACTCAGCCACAGTTATCT CAAGTTCCTGGAGAGGGTAACAGTAGAACAAAACCAATGGATCTGGACAAGCATCAAG GCAACCATGCTTCTTATTCAGCTGAGGCAACGGAACTCATGAGAACAGTCAATGCTGGTAGTCCTGGCATCCGTGTGCAGTTTAAGTCACCAGCTGGGAGGAATTTGAGCTTGGATAATCCCCTTGAAAGAAAT atTTTGAGCAATACAGACCTGCCATCAGCTTCATTCTCTCCTGCAGGTATGTCAAAACTAAAAGCCTCAAAGGCTGTGTTGCCTGCTGAAAGCACAAACATCGCTCATGGGAATGCTGAAAAAGTAGGTCCTTCAAGCAGCTGGATATCATCCTTGCATCGTATATCTTCCGCTAAGTGA
- the LOC127795730 gene encoding probable xyloglucan endotransglucosylase/hydrolase protein 26 produces the protein MAGSRALLTALFVLAIAFYPRSVDANFAKSMSFNWGADHSSMTNNGNDLQLVLDTTSGSGIQSKKQFLFGSIEMLIKLVPGNSAGTVTAYYMSSTGSGHDEIDFEFLGNVSGQPYIIHTNIYCQGNGSREQQFYPWFDPTADFHNYTIHWNPTEVVWYVDSMPIRVFRNYQSEGIPYPSQQAMRVYSSLWNADNWATRGGLDKIDWNNAPFIARYSHFRARACKWQGPISFSQCTAQTPGNWWMSPVYSKLSYAKQGQMNWVRNNYMIYDYCKDTKRFNGQMPPECYKPQF, from the exons ATGGCGGGTTCACGAGCTCTGTTAACAGCTTTATTTGTCTTGGCAATTGCATTTTATCCCAGATCTGTGGATGCCAACTTTGCCAAAAGCATGTCCTTCAACTGGGGTGCCGATCATTCTTCCATGACAAACAATGGGAATGATCTACAGCTTGTGTTGGATACAACTTCAG GTTCTGGCATTCAATCAAAGAAACAATTCCTCTTTGGAAGCATTGAAATGCTAATCAAGTTGGTGCCGGGGAATTCTGCTGGAACCGTCACAGCCTATTAT ATGTCCTCGACAGGAAGCGGGCATGATGAAATAGACTTTGAGTTCTTGGGCAACGTTTCAGGACAACCTTACATTATCCACACAAATATCTATTGTCAAGGAAATGGAAGCAGAGAACAGCAGTTCTACCCCTGGTTTGACCCAACTGCTGATTTCCACAACTACACCATTCATTGGAACCCAACAGAAGTTGT GTGGTATGTTGACAGCATGCCTATTCGGGTGTTCAGGAACTACCAGAGTGAGGGGATTCCCTACCCAAGCCAACAAGCGATGAGGGTTTACTCCAGCTTATGGAATGCTGATAACTGGGCAACAAGAGGTGGCCTTGACAAGATTGACTGGAACAATGCACCTTTTATAGCAAGGTACAGCCACTTTAGGGCACGGGCTTGCAAGTGGCAAGGACCAATTAGCTTCAGTCAATGTACAGCCCAGACACCTGGCAACTGGTGGATGTCCCCGGTATACAGCAAATTGAGCTATGCTAAGCAGGGTCAGATGAACTGGGTCAGAAACAACTACATGATCTATGACTACTGCAAAGATACTAAGCGATTCAATGGACAAATGCCACCAGAGTGTTATAAACCACAATTCTAA